In Anticarsia gemmatalis isolate Benzon Research Colony breed Stoneville strain chromosome 5, ilAntGemm2 primary, whole genome shotgun sequence, the following are encoded in one genomic region:
- the LOC142972739 gene encoding uncharacterized protein LOC142972739: protein MPISPKQKPSNIMNAQSHRKLPQEGTTDSGESLTEPSSVRPTYSGGDKLCPKPGGSLDLSGLAEAISSSPEKGINTTSQWTVAAHKRPCKREPTAPAKSKQRLKELPERRRPNRRARREHLQPKNATQAETATAAAATQRDPQPSTSGEPKTAPPAPPPPPPPSKSSKRRTPRGTRGRRNAATAPTAPEKEQSGTGDGPDERASSKRSRLDDTQSPRGEAKRAKTDAKPKRAMSYADANKSHLRVAIITVPPRDLSQSQADQLREAIDDSILQAVLAPPSPSVHAPSFRGRPFLLDGALAMWCEDTNALDWLGKEIGNIASPVPGTTLTVIKQSEMKKKLKAGLLIHTRITEAATLQRVLCAQNPWYKVDSWQCYDMTVDDKPQEVNSKEKIVHLILGIPEDQKQAILDRDRRVAHMSGSGYIRFFTSEEQATSSSRPTATEESTEGAASGPEPSTSAPQQGSSEMETDPPPQNKGTTSDEDDVLRSP from the coding sequence ATGCCAATCTCGCCCAAACAAAAACCTTCAAATATAATGAACGCACAGTCGCATAGAAAATTACCCCAGGAGGGTACCACTGATAGTGGAGAATCCCTCACCGAGCCTAGCTCGGTCCGTCCCACGTATTCTGGGGGGGACAAACTGTGCCCAAAACCAGGCGGAAGCCTGGACCTCTCTGGCCTCGCCGAGGCCATCTCCTCGTCACCCGAAAAGGGAATAAACACTACTTCGCAGTGGACGGTAGCCGCTCATAAGCGACCTTGCAAAAGGGAACCTACCGCCCCTGCAAAATCCAAACAAAGGCTGAAGGAACTACCGGAACGCCGTCGCCCCAACAGGCGCGCGAGAAGGGAACACCTTCAGCCCAAAAACGCAACACAAGCCGAGACGGCAACCGCAGCAGCGGCAACGCAGCGCGACCCTCAGCCCTCCACCTCAGGAGAGCCTAAAACGGCACCAccagcaccaccaccaccaccaccacccagCAAGTCGAGTAAGAGACGGACACCGAGAGGAACTCGTGGTCGGCGGAACGCTGCGACGGCTCCCACTGCACCTGAAAAGGAGCAGTCTGGGACTGGGGATGGTCCGGACGAGCGCGCTTCTTCGAAGCGGTCTCGTCTGGACGATACTCAGTCTCCCAGAGGGGAAGCCAAACGCGCGAAAACCGACGCGAAACCGAAGCGGGCGATGAGCTACGCGGATGCGAACAAATCGCATCTGCGAGTAGCGATTATCACCGTCCCGCCTAGGGACCTCTCGCAAAGCCAGGCAGATCAGCTGAGGGAAGCTATCGATGATAGCATCCTGCAAGCTGTACTGGCTCCGCCGTCTCCGAGTGTACATGCTCCATCTTTCCGCGGCCGCCCTTTCCTTCTGGACGGGGCTTTAGCGATGTGGTGTGAGGACACAAATGCTCTCGACTGGCTGGGCAAAGAAATAGGGAACATTGCGTCACCAGTCCCCGGAACCACTCTGACTGTCATAAAGCAgtcagaaatgaaaaagaagctGAAGGCTGGGCTTCTCATCCACACCCGCATCACCGAAGCTGCTACACTGCAGAGAGTCCTTTGTGCCCAGAACCCCTGGTACAAAGTAGACTCTTGGCAGTGTTACGACATGACGGTGGATGACAAACCACAAGAGGTGAACTCCAAGGAGAAGATAGTGCATCTTATCCTTGGAATTCCTGAGGACCAGAAGCAAGCCATCCTGGACCGTGATCGCCGAGTAGCGCACATGTCTGGGAGTGGCTACATCAGGTTCTTCACCTCGGAGGAACAAGCCACGAGCAGCAGCAGACCAACGGCGACGGAGGAGTCAACGGAGGGGGCCGCATCCGGTCCCGAGCCGTCCACCTCTGCTCCCCAACAGGGTTCGAGCGAGATGGAGACAGACCCGCCGCCGCAGAACAAGGGGACTACCAGTGACGAAGATGACGTCCTGCGTAGCCCGTAG